A window from Gottschalkiaceae bacterium SANA encodes these proteins:
- a CDS encoding acyl-CoA carboxylase subunit beta, which translates to MTKSMMERYQSERKRMELGGGEKRIEKQHAQGKLTARERIAYLLDAGSFIELNAFVKHRCTNFGMESKEAPGEGVVTGYGTVAGRLVYVFAQDFTVFGGSLGEMHAKRIVNIQELAMKMGAPLIGLNDSGGARIQEGVDALSGYGEIFYNNTIASGVIPQISVIMGPCAGGAVYSPALTDFIFMVDRSSKMFITGPQVIKTVTGETVSAEELGGAMSHNTKSGVAHFMANSDEETLDQVKRLLSYLPSNYTEKPPCTEGFSINKFHPSLNEQMPENPNKPYDVKIVIETIADHDSFMEVQPYFAKNIVTGFVRIGGMVAGVVANQPKHLAGTLDIDASDKAARFIRFCDAFQIPLVTFIDVPGFLPGIQQEYGGIIRHGAKLLYAYSEATVPKISVILRKAYGGSYVAMSSKSLGADLVLAWPNAEVAVMGPAGAANIIFRKEIEAADQPAMVRQEKVDLYRETVANPYVAAQRGMVDDIIEPQYTRQRLISALDMLQTKQEKHPAKKHGNCPL; encoded by the coding sequence ATGACAAAATCCATGATGGAACGGTATCAATCAGAACGAAAACGAATGGAACTTGGCGGCGGCGAAAAACGAATCGAAAAGCAGCATGCGCAAGGGAAGTTGACCGCGCGGGAGAGGATTGCCTATTTGTTGGATGCAGGCAGTTTTATTGAATTGAACGCCTTTGTTAAGCACCGCTGCACAAACTTTGGCATGGAGTCCAAGGAAGCGCCAGGTGAAGGCGTTGTTACTGGATACGGAACAGTCGCAGGCCGTCTTGTTTATGTATTTGCTCAAGATTTTACCGTGTTTGGTGGTTCCTTAGGTGAAATGCATGCCAAGCGGATTGTGAATATTCAAGAACTTGCTATGAAGATGGGCGCGCCTTTAATTGGCTTGAATGATTCGGGTGGTGCTCGTATTCAGGAGGGCGTTGATGCTCTTTCCGGATACGGAGAAATATTTTACAACAACACCATAGCCAGTGGTGTGATCCCTCAGATTTCGGTGATTATGGGCCCCTGCGCAGGTGGGGCTGTTTATTCACCGGCCTTGACGGATTTTATCTTTATGGTGGATCGATCCTCAAAGATGTTTATTACTGGTCCCCAGGTGATTAAAACCGTAACGGGAGAGACTGTAAGTGCCGAGGAATTAGGCGGAGCCATGAGTCACAACACCAAGAGTGGTGTAGCGCATTTTATGGCCAACAGCGACGAGGAAACGTTGGATCAAGTCAAGCGCTTGCTTTCCTATTTGCCGTCGAATTATACGGAGAAGCCGCCTTGTACCGAGGGCTTCAGCATCAATAAATTTCACCCAAGTTTGAATGAACAAATGCCTGAAAATCCCAATAAGCCTTATGATGTGAAAATTGTTATTGAAACCATCGCTGATCATGACAGTTTTATGGAGGTTCAGCCCTATTTTGCGAAAAATATCGTAACGGGATTTGTTCGCATTGGTGGTATGGTTGCAGGCGTTGTCGCCAATCAGCCAAAACATTTGGCGGGCACATTGGATATTGACGCCTCGGACAAGGCCGCACGGTTTATTCGTTTTTGCGATGCTTTCCAGATTCCATTGGTGACCTTTATTGATGTGCCTGGTTTCTTACCGGGGATTCAACAGGAATACGGAGGCATCATTCGCCATGGCGCAAAATTGCTTTATGCCTATAGTGAGGCCACTGTGCCAAAAATTTCAGTGATTTTGAGAAAAGCGTATGGCGGTTCTTATGTAGCCATGAGCAGCAAGTCCTTGGGCGCCGATTTGGTATTGGCATGGCCCAATGCTGAGGTTGCTGTGATGGGACCTGCAGGAGCGGCGAATATTATTTTCAGAAAAGAGATTGAAGCAGCAGATCAGCCGGCTATGGTTCGCCAGGAAAAGGTTGATTTATATCGGGAAACGGTAGCAAACCCTTATGTGGCGGCACAACGTGGCATGGTGGACGATATCATTGAACCACAATATACAAGGCAACGTTTAATTAGCGCATTGGATATGCTACAGACAAAACAAGAAAAACATCCGGCAAAAAAACACGGCAATTGCCCATTATAG